One window of Vitis riparia cultivar Riparia Gloire de Montpellier isolate 1030 chromosome 5, EGFV_Vit.rip_1.0, whole genome shotgun sequence genomic DNA carries:
- the LOC117914953 gene encoding uncharacterized protein LOC117914953 isoform X1: MWCQLRDVVDIRNLSQVYTLAGVDCIDCAADASVVSAVNEGIEAAREIVPFRRPWVMISVNDNEDLHFRKAEFDPADCPPDCSRPCEVVCPANAISLVEGKSTVELPHSTRSPGALKGGVITKCCYGCGRCFPVCPYDKISVVTYVRNATATAELLKGDNVDAVEIHTSGRQSAFFREL; encoded by the exons ATGTGGTGCCAGCTTCGAG ATGTGGTTGATATCAGAAATCTCTCTCAAGTTTACACTCTTGCAGGAG TTGATTGCATTGACTGTGCTGCGGACGCTTCGGTAGTGAGCGCTGTGAATGAAGGAATTGAGGCGGCTAGAGAGATTGTGCCGTTTCGAAGACCTTGGGTAATGATCAGTGTTAACGATAATGAAGATCTTCATTTTCGCAAAGCCG AATTTGATCCAGCAGACTGTCCTCCAGACTGTTCAAGGCCATGTGAGGTGGTTTGTCCTGCTAATGCAATTTCACTGGTGGAAGGGAAATCAACAGTAGAACTTCCCCACAGTACAAGATCACCTGGAGCATTGAAG GGTGGAGTTATAACCAAATGCTGCTATGGCTGTGGCCGGTGCTTTCCTGTTTGCccatatgataaaataa GTGTGGTTACATATGTAAGAAATGCAACTGCCACAGCTGAACTTCTTAAGGGAGACAACGTTGACGCTGTAGAGATACATACAAGTGGAAG GCAGAGTGCTTTCTTTAGAGAACTTTGA
- the LOC117914258 gene encoding receptor-like protein kinase ANXUR1 produces the protein MNLLSHLLFCLVFFSFVFNPVHVLSGSSESNSVSFILSCGDSSGGADADGRKWVPDTKFLASSGKSISATAQLQDPSLPSPVPYMSARIFTSESTYQFSISPKNRLWVRLHFYPSFYSALNASDSFFSVTAGGFTLLNNFSASTTAQALTQAYIIKDFSLMPLESGHLNITFKPSPNHNGSYAFINGIEVISMPDIFGSATMVGYSDQSMDAAGSSLQTMYRLNVGGQYIAANNDSGQSRTWYDDSPYLYGAAFGVTSEADSNVTIQYPSDVPEYIAPVDVYRTARTMGPDPKINQNYNLTWVFQVDANFTYIVRFHFCEFLLSKINQRVFDIYVNNQTAQPAADLIAWAGSEGGPVYKDFAVYVKDEHGDEQLWVALHPSVSMKPEFYDAILNGLEIFKLNDSNGNLAGPNPVPSPMLVKAEETRNFASPESSDNAQVIGGIAGGAAGLVVVVAVVAVIAFRRKKMLDRSGSRTSGWLPVHGSSGTTASKSTLSGKSTASSHLSSMAAALCRHFTLAEMRHGTKNFDESQVIGVGGFGKVYKGVVDGSTKVAIKRSNPSSEQGVHEFQTEIEMLSKLRHRHLVSLIGYCEEDNEMILVYDYMANGTLREHLYKSDKPQLSWKQRLEICIGAARGLHYLHTGAKYTIIHRDVKTTNILLDEKWVAKVSDFGLSKTGPELNQTHVSTVVKGSFGYLDPEYFRRQQLTEKSDVYSFGVVLFEALCARPALNPSLPKEQVSLADWALQCQKKGILEEIIDPHLKGNITPECLMKFAETAEKCLSDHGLERPSMGDVLWNLEFALQLQEKPQGAKIDVEKVNADINAMHRSMLSIDEESAVSEDTEDLSTSEVFSHMVNPKGR, from the coding sequence ATGAATCTTCTTTCCCATTTGTTGTTTTGTctcgttttcttctctttcGTCTTCAACCCCGTTCATGTACTGAGCGGCAGCTCTGAATCGAACTCTGTTTCGTTTATCTTGAGTTGTGGGGATTCCAGCGGTGGCGCTGATGCTGATGGGCGGAAGTGGGTTCCGGACACTAAGTTTCTGGCTTCCTCAGGGAAATCCATTTCGGCCACAGCACAACTCCAAGACCCTTCGCTGCCTTCTCCCGTTCCTTACATGTCTGCTAGGATTTTCACATCAGAATCCACCTACCAATTCTCTATTTCTCCTAAGAATCGCCTCTGGGTCAGACTCCATTTTTACCCATCTTTTTACAGTGCTCTCAATGCTTCCGACAGCTTTTTCTCGGTCACTGCCGGTGGCTTCACTCTCCTTAACAATTTCAGTGCCTCCACCACAGCCCAAGCTCTCACACAGGCTTATATCATCAAAGACTTCTCTCTCATGCCCCTGGAATCTGGCCATCTCAATATCACATTCAAGCCTTCTCCAAATCACAATGGATCGTATGCTTTTATCAATGGGATTGAAGTAATTTCCATGCCGGATATATTTGGATCCGCAACTATGGTTGGGTACTCCGACCAGTCCATGGATGCTGCCGGCTCTTCATTGCAGACCATGTATCGGTTGAATGTTGGTGGACAGTACATTGCAGCCAATAATGACTCTGGGCAAAGCCGGACATGGTATGATGATTCCCCATATCTGTATGGGGCTGCCTTTGGGGTCACTTCTGAAGCTGATAGCAATGTTACCATTCAATATCCTTCGGATGTGCCTGAATATATTGCCCCAGTTGATGTGTACAGAACAGCAAGAACAATGGGTCCAGACCCAAAGATCAATCAGAATTATAATCTGACATGGGTGTTTCAGGTTGATGCCAATTTCACATACATTGTCAGGTTTCATTTCTGTGAGTTTCTGCTTTCCAAGATCAACCAGAGGGTGTTTGATATTTATGTTAACAACCAAACAGCACAGCCAGCTGCTGATTTGATTGCTTGGGCTGGATCAGAGGGAGGGCCGGTTTACAAGGATTTTGCTGTATATGTTAAAGATGAACATGGtgatgaacaactatgggtggCATTACACCCATCTGTATCAATGAAGCCTGAATTCTATGATGCAATTCTCAATGGATTGGAGATCTTTAAGCTTAACGACTCAAATGGGAATTTAGCAGGTCCAAATCCTGTGCCATCACCCATGCTGGTTAAGGCTGAGGAGACGAGGAATTTCGCCTCACCAGAGTCTAGTGACAATGCTCAAGTCATAGGTGGGATTGCTGGAGGAGCTGCAGGGCTGGTGGTCGTTGTTGCAGTTGTTGCTGTTATAGCTTTCCGAAGGAAGAAAATGCTTGACAGAAGTGGTTCCAGGACAAGTGGGTGGTTGCCAGTTCATGGCAGCTCTGGCACAACAGCAAGCAAGTCTACTCTCTCAGGCAAGAGCACTGCCAGTAGCCACTTGTCTTCCATGGCGGCAGCTCTTTGTCGGCATTTCACGTTGGCAGAAATGAGGCATGGTACCAAGAACTTTGACGAGTCACAGGTAATTGGGGTTGGAGGATTTGGGAAGGTTTATAAAGGGGTTGTGGATGGGAGCACAAAAGTTGCAATTAAAAGATCAAACCCTTCTTCAGAGCAAGgtgttcatgagttccagactGAAATTGAGATGCTTTCAAAGCTGAGACATAGGCATTTAGTCTCTCTTATTGGTTATTGTGAAGAAGATAATGAGATGATTCTGGTTTATGATTACATGGCCAATGGGACTCTGAGGGAGCATCTTTATAAGAGCGATAAACCTCAATTGTCATGGAAGCAGAGGTTGGAAATTTGTATTGGAGCTGCCAGGGGACTTCACTATCTTCACACTGGGGCCAAGTACACTATCATTCACAGGGATGTGAAGACTACGAACATTCTTCTAGATGAGAAATGGGTAGCAAAAGTTTCAGATTTTGGGCTCTCAAAAACAGGCCCTGAACTCAATCAAACTCATGTTAGTACAGTGGTTAAGGGCAGCTTTGGGTACTTGGATCCTGAGTACTTCCGGAGACAACAATTGACAGAAAAATCTGATGTTTACTCCTTTGGGGTAGTACTTTTTGAGGCATTGTGTGCAAGGCCAGCCCTCAATCCCAGCCTTCCTAAGGAACAAGTTAGTCTTGCAGATTGGGCGCTACAATGCCAAAAGAAGGGAATTCTCGAGGAAATCATCGATCCCCATCTTAAGGGAAATATCACTCCTGAGTGCTTGATGAAATTTGCAGAGACTGCCGAGAAGTGCCTGTCTGATCATGGCCTTGAGCGACCTTCAATGGGCGACGTACTCTGGAACCTTGAGTTTGCCCTCCAATTGCAGGAGAAACCCCAAGGAGCAAAAATTGATGTAGAGAAGGTGAATGCCGACATCAATGCAATGCATAGAAGCATGTTGAGCATTGATGAGGAGAGTGCAGTTAGTGAGGATACTGAGGACTTAAGCACAAGTGAAGTGTTCTCACACATGGTGAACCCAAAAGGGAGATGA
- the LOC117914953 gene encoding uncharacterized protein LOC117914953 isoform X2, with the protein MWCQLRVDCIDCAADASVVSAVNEGIEAAREIVPFRRPWVMISVNDNEDLHFRKAEFDPADCPPDCSRPCEVVCPANAISLVEGKSTVELPHSTRSPGALKGGVITKCCYGCGRCFPVCPYDKISVVTYVRNATATAELLKGDNVDAVEIHTSGRVLSLENFEIVWEMQLGI; encoded by the exons ATGTGGTGCCAGCTTCGAG TTGATTGCATTGACTGTGCTGCGGACGCTTCGGTAGTGAGCGCTGTGAATGAAGGAATTGAGGCGGCTAGAGAGATTGTGCCGTTTCGAAGACCTTGGGTAATGATCAGTGTTAACGATAATGAAGATCTTCATTTTCGCAAAGCCG AATTTGATCCAGCAGACTGTCCTCCAGACTGTTCAAGGCCATGTGAGGTGGTTTGTCCTGCTAATGCAATTTCACTGGTGGAAGGGAAATCAACAGTAGAACTTCCCCACAGTACAAGATCACCTGGAGCATTGAAG GGTGGAGTTATAACCAAATGCTGCTATGGCTGTGGCCGGTGCTTTCCTGTTTGCccatatgataaaataa GTGTGGTTACATATGTAAGAAATGCAACTGCCACAGCTGAACTTCTTAAGGGAGACAACGTTGACGCTGTAGAGATACATACAAGTGGAAG AGTGCTTTCTTTAGAGAACTTTGAAATCGTTTGGGAGATGCAATTAGGTATCTGA